In Bradyrhizobium sp. 200, the sequence ACCACAGAAGCGAGTTCTTCCGCTGTTTTCGCCGATCGGGCACTCATCGTGACCACGCCGCCAGCGACAGCAAAGAGGTTCTTGATGCGATGGTCCATCTCTCGGAAGATTAGCCGCTGCTGCTCCTCTGCTCGCTTTCGAAATGAAATGTCACGGGCTATTTTCGAAGCGCCGACGATCTTGCCGTCCTTATCCCTGATCGGGGAGATCGTCAGCGAAATGTCGATAGTGCTGCCATCCTTGCGTTGACGAACGCTTTCGTAGTGCTCGACGCGCTCGCCGCGCCGGATGCGGGCAAGAATGGCCGGCTCCTCATCCTGACGATCGGGAGGGATTAGCATCGTGACCGACTTCCCAATCGCCTCTTCAGCACTATAGCCGAACAGCCGCTCCGCGCCTTGATTCCAGCTTTTGATGATGCTGTTGAGGTCTTTCGAAACGATCGCGTCATCGGACGATTCGACGATCGCAGCGATGGCTCGACAGCGCGCCTCGCTTTCTCGAAGCCGTTGTTCAGTCTCCCGGCGCTCGGTGATGTCCACCAGCATGTTGACAGCGCCAACCAAGGCACCTGAAGCATCGAATAGGGGAGTTGGATACGGAATGAACGGCACGCGCGTGCCGTCCGGCCGTTCGGCGACCGCTTCCATGCCCCGGATCGGACGCCGCTCTTTCAGAGCCAGCGCCATCGGACATTCGGCGTGCGGCAAGGGAGTGCCGTCCGGCCAATAGAGCTTCCATGATCCGCAAAACGCGGCGGTCCCGAGCGTCGGCCGGCAGCCCCACAATTGCGCCGCCGCTTCATTGTAGAAAGTAATGCGGCCGGCGGCGTCCGTCATGTAGAGCGCTGCCGGCAGTACCTGCAAGAGTTCGTCGGATTCCCACGCCCCTTGATGTACATTGGGCTTCTGCAGGGAAACCAGCAACGAATCAATGGCGTCTTGTTCGGCGTTACTCATCACACCCTCACGGCCGGAACACCTAAACTTGCCCAAGCTCGACCGCCGGCATCACGTTAGCGTAGCACCTTGCGGAACCGGCGCAATTTCATTTATGCCTTCGCTGTCGACCACAACGATCATCTCAAGAGACAATAGGCCTTGCGGTGGAACGTTCCAAACGCAGGATCGTGGGAGATCCGCATGAACTCCAGGACCTCTGGCTCGACATCGTCGTTTGGAGGCGCTACCCCAAAATCATCATCGACAGGACGTGTTTCAGCCCTTCATCCTCGTAATCCGTTCAGACCACGAGTCCTATGCCTGCAACGTGGTCCTGTCGCCGCTACCGTCGGCGTCGTGTTCGCTTGAGCAATAACGCCAGCTGGAAAGCCAAACAGACTAGTACTGAGACCTTCGGAGCGCATAGGTGGGACCAAATGACTGCTATAGGTCAAACGCGTCATTTCGACAGTGCGCCAATAACTTCCGATCTACCCCGATAAGCAGACATTTTCAGTGTCCGTCGGCATGTCTTAAAGGTGCCAACAACGGTCATTCCGCAACCGCGTAGATGAGTGCTGCCCTCACCGGGAAGCGAGGCGGCGCGTCGGGTGGAGCGGGCACAAACGCCGCAAGCCATTTGAAGCGCGTCGCCCTTACGTTTTAGGTGGGACCAAATGACTGTTATGGGTCACAGATCGGGATAGGGTGGAGCCGCAAGGCTCCCCCCTATCCCGATCGTTGACCCATAAGAGACATTCCCGATTCTGGCGTGTGAACTACCGGCGAATTGCAAGACACCAGTCAAATGGAACAGTTCGTTATGATTCCAGGCAATTTCGGTGGTGGTAAAATGCCAGTGCCGGCAGAGCTTCCGCAACGCGGATATGCCACGACTCATGGGTCTGGACGATGGATCGTGGCCAAGCAAGCGCCAGCACTACAACAGCTGTGTGACGCTCCTCGCTCCGGTCGAGGGCTACCAGGTGCGCGGTGAAGCCGTCCTGAGTTGCAGACAATGAGTTCGAGAAGTTCATCGATTGCGATGCGAGTTTCTCTCACAAGCCGCTATACGTCACCTGCCTGCATCAGCTGACAGGAGTAGATCGTTTTTGCGAAGACACTTTCATCATAAGCCAGCCGTCCGCCTTCAGAACCCTGGAGTTGGCGCTGCTCAGGCTACTGAGGCACCTCCTGCCCGACCGTTGCCGATGAGGTAGCACTTGCAGATTTCTCTGACGCTTCTTCATCCGCATCACTCGTGGTAATGGTGGCTACAACATCGGCGGCCATCGTTTCAAGCAATGCGACCTCGTCTCCTTCCAGGGTGCGTGGTTCGGAATCGAGAATGCATAGCGCTCCGAGTACCAGACCGTCGGCTGCGCGTAGCGGCGCCCCGGCGTAGAAGCGCATGTCCCACTGCTCGATGGTCTCGTTATCGGCAAAGCGCGGATCGCGCTCGATATCCGAGACCACCAGCGTCTCGTCGTTGGCTACTACGTAGTTGCAGATCGCGTGTTCGCGGTCCATCGGCAGCAGCGCGCCCGCATCATCGGTGATGGCATCCGGCAATTTTCCACTCTGTCCGACGAAGTATTCGCGGTCCTTATCGATAGTGGTGATCACGGCAACGCTGGTGTTGAATACGTCGGCCGCACGTTTGGCGAGAGCATCCAATGCTTCTCGTTTGTCACCCTCTAAGACCCCTGTCGCTTTCAGCGCATCGACACGCTCTGCGTCGTTGTTAGGCACGGGGGCTTGTTGGGCCATCTTGGCTTCTTCAGGGTCGACGATACGGTGAATACGACGGACCGCCTCCTCGACCGAAGTCACGACAGCATTGGCTTTGAACGCTGAGAGGGATTCGTCGGTCAACAGTTCCGGGGGCGCCCTCCATAGCGCCAGAACGATGCGCAGATTCGGCCATCGCCTTTGCAGACGCCGGCAGGCGTGGCGGGCGGGGATGGCTGGATTCGGCGTAAAGTAACTGAGGCAGACAATGTCCGCGCCCTTCAGGTCGAGCTTGGCCAGATAGTTGGCATTGACGCTTGCAGCGGGTTGGGAAGCTGCGGCGATCCCTTCGAAACCAAGCGCGTGGGCTAGCATCTCGCCGGCGAGGGCATCGATCTCCCATTTTCCTCCGATGCACAGGACCGTTGGCTTTGCCTCCGGACTCAGGGAGGCTGGGTATTGATCTCTGAGATCGTCGAGCAGTGTGTCCATTCCGCTTGCCAGACGCAAGCGGTGCTCAGCGCTTGCGTTCTGGAGATACTCCTCGCTTGCCAGACGAAGGACCTCAATGCCGATTGCATCGTAGAATGATATGACCGAAGACTCTTCGATTTCGGCGCTTGCGATCTCGACAGCTTCGTCGGCATCATTTGCAATCAGCCGCTGATAGATGCGAGCGGGTACATCCAGTGCAGGCGTCGAACCGAGCATCGTGTCGAGGAAGCGCAGCTGCGGCAGATTGCGCCCGAGGACTAGTAGACAAACCGTGAGGGGGGTGGAGAGGATCAGCCCCACGGGACCCCAAAGCGCTGTCCACAATATCGCCGCGGCGATCAGCGATATGGCCGACAGGCCGGTGCTCGAACCATATAGCAGGGGCTCGACAATGTTGTTGCTTATCAACTCGAGGATGACGATCAGCGCAACGGTCCAGAGCAACATGCTCCAGCCACTGTCGACGGCAAAAGCGATCGAGACTGGAAAGATCGCAGCAATCAGCGGGCCGACATAGGGGACGAAGCGCATGACCGCGCCCAGGGCTCCCCACAGCATGGCGCCTGGGACACCGATAATCCAGAGGCCGAGAGCCAGTGGCACGCCGTAACTGACGTTTACGAGTAGTTGCATCAGAAGATATCGGCTGATACGCGCGCCGGCCTCCTGAATCGCATCGGTCGAACGATGGAAGTTGCCACCCAACAGGCGCAGAAACCGGTCGCGAAGGTCGCCAATGTCAAGCAGCCCCAGAAACACGAAGATCAAGACGATGCCGGCGGTGGCCAGGGGCTCCGCTGACCGCACAAGCCAGGCAAATGCCTGCTCGAGCGGCGTTTGCGGTGTGGGAACGATTTCGACACGCTGTGGCACCGGGCCTTCCGCGGGTTTTTCGTCCTTTGACTCGACCTCCTTTTGTACGCGTTCGACTGTCTTCAGCACGCCGTCGAACAATCCGGGTGCTTTGAGATTCTGGCGTAGATCCGCCAATTTCGTCAGTATCGTCGATTGATAGGCCGGCAATTCGACCGCGATCGAACGGACCTGTGCGCCGAGAATGACGCCTAGTCCAACCAGAGCGCACCCGACGGTTACCATGACGAGGCACGTGGCGAGCAGTCTGGGCAGGCCGAGCCGGGCAAGCCATGTGACCGGCGGGTTCAGAGCAAATGTGATCAGGAACGCGATCGCGAGCGGTATGAGTATTTCACGGCCGAAATACAGGGCAGCAAGGATGACCGCGCCCGACACCAGGGCGGCCGCAACTCTTACAATATCCAGTTCGCGAGACGTGACCGGGTCCGCGCGGACCTGGCTTGATGATGGAAGCCCTGAGGCTGTAGGCAAATTATGCATTGTGCTCCGCCTCACACCAAAACGCGAACGGACCCAGCAAGTTCCCTTCGTGTCGTGAGCTTGGCACGGGCATTAAATCGTCGGCTTCACGCACGACGGGACATGCACGCGTTCCGGGAGGAAGCGATCGAGAGCATCCGCGCCGCCCGGGTAACGGCAGGCTGATCAGCGGTCTCTCAGGCGGTGTCGATTCCGAGGGCCCAGCGGTCTTGATCCACCCATCGGTACGCGCGGCAGCTCATGGCACCAAACGAACATAGCGGGACGTCCTGCTGAGTCCGTTCTTAGGGGTAAAGCAAACTATTTCGACCAGCGGAGGGTAATTCGCGATGCGGCTGCTCAGCCAGAGCGCTTAATGGCAAAGAAAAGGCCGCCCGGAGGCGGCTAGTTCTTGGTCATCCGTCTTGCTTATTTTTTGATGGCGTCAGCGGCGTCCCGCGCTGCATCCTTCACATCGCCCGCAGCGTTGTGGGCGGACCCCTTGGCCTTATCGATCTTGCCTTCGGTTTCCATATCCTTGTCACCACTGAGCTTACCGGCACCTTCTTTGATGGCGCCTTTTGTCTTGTCGGCAGCGCCCTTTACATGTTCGCGATCCATGATCGTGTTCCTTTGCTGTCTGGGATACGGGACAACGAAAGAGTTGCGCAGTGGTTCCTCGGAGAACAAGCGCCGGTCTTGCACACGATGACTTCTGCGGACGCGTCGGACGGCGGCAAATATGTCCGCTGTCGAGGGTAGAGCGGATGTCGCCGATCGCCGTGTCTTGGCGCGGCCAACCCACGCGGGATACGCACGCGGTGGAGCAGTCCAACCAGAGGCGCCAACACGAAACTGAGCAAAATAGCCAAGGCTATCGGTATGATGATCTCACGACCGAAATACAGTACCATTACAATGATTGCAGCAAGGATCGCCGTTGCCACTGCGCTCAGCAGGGCAATCAGTTCTTCTGGTGTTCGCGCTTTGAAAGGCTGTCTTATCACAGCTCCTCGCTACGCCGGGAAAGCCGCGGACTGCTTAACCCTTGCATTTCTGGCGGGCTCTGACGGCATATCCCTGGAAACTTCGTTTATTGCCGACATTATTGAGTTCGTCGCCGTCTGATGCACCATGTGGCCGCCGCCTGGAACGCGGTGAAACTTACTTTGGGCAACGTTGGCATGGAGTCGGCGCGACTGTTCATCGATGTCGATCAACCGGTCTTCCTCACCTGCGATGATGCTAACGGGCATCTCCAGGTTGGCATATTGGTCCTGGAAGTCGAAGGCATCCGGAATCATGAGCGCGGATTCCGCGGCCGCTGCGCGAATTTGAGATGGACGGACCGCCATCTCCTTCGGAAACCCTTCAAATTTCTTCGGCACGGATTGGGGGCCGAAGATTTTTGCCATCAAGACCGGCCACATGATGCGGGCCGCAATCGGCGACAGGGTTTGGCAAATCACGTCGCCTGCTAAAGGCACAGCTGGCACCGAAAGCGCCAATACGTCTGCTCGGGCTGTTGGATAGTAGTATCCTGAGGCTAGGACCAGACCGCGGACTAGTTTTCGATACTTGAGGGCCAAGGCAACTGCGACCGAAGCGCCCCAGGAATGTCCGAGTACCGTGGCGTGTGAGACGCCAAGTCGTTGAAGCGTTCTGTTGATCAGGTCGGCTTGCGCTGTCGGCGTCCAAATCACGTTGCGAGGCCGGTCACTATGGCCGAAGCCAGGACGGTCAAAAACGATGACGCGATAATTCTTCGAGGCTAAATCGATCAACCCGCTGGATTGAAAATCCTGAATCATGCTGCCATTGCCATGCAACAGGACCAGCGGCTCCCCCGAGCCTCGTTCGACGTAGTGGAGCCGGACGCCATTTACCTCCAAGAATTGACCAACGGGGGGATTGTCGCTTTCAGCCTTCTTGGCTAGGCGGCGGTTCGCCAAGGCTGATAAAGCTAAGGCGCCAATTATTGCAGCTGCGGTGGCAAGATAGGGGTGTGCGCGAGCCGACGCGCGGCCTTGATTGAAGACGGATCGGGAGGTGCGTGCCTTGCGACGGGGTGCGGTCATTTTGCGCTCAGTAGGGCGTGCACGAAATCCTGAAGACACAGGGAATTGTTGCAGCGGAGATTGAACGAGCGATACCCACCTTCGTTCCTAGTAGGTGTGAATTGCCTCCTCGAGCATTGGCGCTAGTTTGCTTCCCGTGCACATCGTTGCGTCCGCGGTTCTTAACAGAGGCGCAATCACAGTTTAGGAACCTTGAGCGCGCGCGCCGGTTGGCTGGTCTCACAATAATCTGGGAGACAGACGATGACGACAACGGCACGCGATGTATACGTGGTAGGCCTCCGCAATGCCCACGCGATGGAGGTCCAGGCCCGAGAACTTATGGAGCGACAATCCGAGCGCCTGGGTGACTATCCCGACGTTCAAGCCAAGGTAAAAGAACATCTGGCTGAGACGAACGAGCAGCTCAAGCGACTGGAACAATGCCTTGAGGCGTGTGGCGAAACCTCTTCCACATTAAAGGATACAGTCCAGTCCGCGATGGCCAACACGATGGCTATGGCCAACGCGATGGCTGGCGACGAAATCCTGAAGAATACCTTCGCAAATAGCGCCTTCGAGCATTTCGAAATCGCTGCCTACAAGTCTTTGCTGACCCTGTGCGGTTCGGCAGGCCAGGAAAAGGCGCGCGC encodes:
- a CDS encoding PAS domain S-box protein, with protein sequence MSNAEQDAIDSLLVSLQKPNVHQGAWESDELLQVLPAALYMTDAAGRITFYNEAAAQLWGCRPTLGTAAFCGSWKLYWPDGTPLPHAECPMALALKERRPIRGMEAVAERPDGTRVPFIPYPTPLFDASGALVGAVNMLVDITERRETEQRLRESEARCRAIAAIVESSDDAIVSKDLNSIIKSWNQGAERLFGYSAEEAIGKSVTMLIPPDRQDEEPAILARIRRGERVEHYESVRQRKDGSTIDISLTISPIRDKDGKIVGASKIARDISFRKRAEEQQRLIFREMDHRIKNLFAVAGGVVTMSARSAKTAEELASVVRDRLVSLAKANDLTLKLTADGTHRTQQSTLLHTLIRTILSPYDGGTDKGGARVAISGPDIPIAGDGVTGFALLLHEFATNAAKYGALSTQSGSINIACSENTDQFAVTWTERGGPPVDRQAEVEGFGTLLARATVQSQFGGVIAWDWNPAGLTIDLSFPKDRVVTHP
- a CDS encoding AI-2E family transporter, yielding MHNLPTASGLPSSSQVRADPVTSRELDIVRVAAALVSGAVILAALYFGREILIPLAIAFLITFALNPPVTWLARLGLPRLLATCLVMVTVGCALVGLGVILGAQVRSIAVELPAYQSTILTKLADLRQNLKAPGLFDGVLKTVERVQKEVESKDEKPAEGPVPQRVEIVPTPQTPLEQAFAWLVRSAEPLATAGIVLIFVFLGLLDIGDLRDRFLRLLGGNFHRSTDAIQEAGARISRYLLMQLLVNVSYGVPLALGLWIIGVPGAMLWGALGAVMRFVPYVGPLIAAIFPVSIAFAVDSGWSMLLWTVALIVILELISNNIVEPLLYGSSTGLSAISLIAAAILWTALWGPVGLILSTPLTVCLLVLGRNLPQLRFLDTMLGSTPALDVPARIYQRLIANDADEAVEIASAEIEESSVISFYDAIGIEVLRLASEEYLQNASAEHRLRLASGMDTLLDDLRDQYPASLSPEAKPTVLCIGGKWEIDALAGEMLAHALGFEGIAAASQPAASVNANYLAKLDLKGADIVCLSYFTPNPAIPARHACRRLQRRWPNLRIVLALWRAPPELLTDESLSAFKANAVVTSVEEAVRRIHRIVDPEEAKMAQQAPVPNNDAERVDALKATGVLEGDKREALDALAKRAADVFNTSVAVITTIDKDREYFVGQSGKLPDAITDDAGALLPMDREHAICNYVVANDETLVVSDIERDPRFADNETIEQWDMRFYAGAPLRAADGLVLGALCILDSEPRTLEGDEVALLETMAADVVATITTSDADEEASEKSASATSSATVGQEVPQ
- a CDS encoding CsbD family protein, with the protein product MDREHVKGAADKTKGAIKEGAGKLSGDKDMETEGKIDKAKGSAHNAAGDVKDAARDAADAIKK
- a CDS encoding alpha/beta hydrolase; protein product: MTAPRRKARTSRSVFNQGRASARAHPYLATAAAIIGALALSALANRRLAKKAESDNPPVGQFLEVNGVRLHYVERGSGEPLVLLHGNGSMIQDFQSSGLIDLASKNYRVIVFDRPGFGHSDRPRNVIWTPTAQADLINRTLQRLGVSHATVLGHSWGASVAVALALKYRKLVRGLVLASGYYYPTARADVLALSVPAVPLAGDVICQTLSPIAARIMWPVLMAKIFGPQSVPKKFEGFPKEMAVRPSQIRAAAAESALMIPDAFDFQDQYANLEMPVSIIAGEEDRLIDIDEQSRRLHANVAQSKFHRVPGGGHMVHQTATNSIMSAINEVSRDMPSEPARNARVKQSAAFPA
- a CDS encoding ferritin-like domain-containing protein codes for the protein MTTTARDVYVVGLRNAHAMEVQARELMERQSERLGDYPDVQAKVKEHLAETNEQLKRLEQCLEACGETSSTLKDTVQSAMANTMAMANAMAGDEILKNTFANSAFEHFEIAAYKSLLTLCGSAGQEKARALLEANLEEEERMAAWIDAHVGKVTQDYLAVEQRKAA